A window from Rhinoraja longicauda isolate Sanriku21f chromosome 26, sRhiLon1.1, whole genome shotgun sequence encodes these proteins:
- the LOC144606300 gene encoding cytochrome P450 2D26-like: MELWALPEVVLRVFGVFPVLAVFCTVFALVFDLMKRRKKCGNYPPGPRALPFLGNLLQVDLNNPHLSFAKLRKQYGDVMSLDFGWTNVVVLSGYKALKEALVKKSEDFADRPVLPIYEKIFKQIGEGIVLAKYGDWWKAQRKFALLTLKNFGLGKKSLELRIVEEAGFLNQAFEGEQGSPFDPRIPLTYANSNIICSIIFGDRFEYHDEWFLGFLHILEESFVLEGGFWGQMTNALPFIRHLPGPQQKIFENQNKLTQFLQTIVTRHKESWDPDDPRDFIDAFFTQQEKTKHIPNTSFLESKMVGTLLSLFAAGTETTSTTLNWALLFMVLQPDVQSQVHEEIDRVIGNGRKPKLEDREEMPFTNAVIHETQRLGNIVPISLPHETYRDTEVMGYTIPKGTTIFPNITSALYDEDVWLTPREFNPGHFLNSDRMFVKPEAFIPFSAGHRVCLGEQLAKTELFIFFTSLLQHFTFFLPENEPRPNFREAKYGITLCPPPYRLCAKTR; encoded by the exons ATGGAGTTGTGGGCTCTCCCCGAGGTGGTGCTCAGGGTGTTTGGCGTGTTCCCGGTGCTGGCCGTGTTCTGCACCGTCTTTGCCCTGGTCTTTGACTTgatgaagaggaggaagaagTGTGGCAACTACCCTCCCGGGCCCCGGGCTCTGCCTTTCCTCGGCAACCTGCTGCAAGTGGATCTGAACAACCCGCACCTCTCATTCGCAAAG CTGCGGAAGCAGTACGGCGATGTGATGAGCTTAGACTTTGGGTGGACAAACGTGGTGGTGTTGAGTGGCTACAAGGCCCTGAAAGAGGCGCTGGTGAAGAAATCTGAAGATTTTGCAGACCGGCCGGTTCTCCCAATATATGAAAAGATCTTTAAGCAGATTGGAGAAG GTATTGTTCTAGCAAAGTATGGTGACTGGTGGAAAGCGCAGAGAAAATTTGCACTTTTGACGCTGAAAAATTTTGGGCTCGGAAAGAAGTCTCTTGAATTGCGAATTGTGGAAGAGGCTGGATTTTTAAACCAGGCATTTGAAGGTGAACAAG GTAGCCCTTTTGATCCTCGCATCCCGTTAACTTATGCAAACTCAAATATTATCTGTTCGATTATCTTCGGAGATCGTTTTGAGTATCATGACGAATGGTTCCTTGGATTTTTGCACATACTTGAAGAAAGCTTTGTATTGGAAGGTGGATTTTGGGGCCAG ATGACGAATGCCTTGCCCTTTATTCGACACCTCCCGGGCCCACAGCAGAAAATATtcgaaaatcaaaataaactcaCTCAATTTTTACAAACAATAGTCACAAGGCACAAAGAATCATGGGATCCAGATGATCCCAGGGACTTCATTGATGCTTTCTTTACACAACAGGAGAAG ACGAAACACATCCCCAACACAAGTTTTCTGGAGTCCAAGATGGTAGGAACATTATTGAGCCTTTTTGCTGCAGGTACAGAGACCACCTCCACCACCCTAAACTGGGCCTTGCTCTTCATGGTGCTCCAACCTGATGTACAGT CCCAAGTCCATGAGGAGATTGACAGAgtcattgggaatgggaggaagccgaagttgGAAGACCGTGAGGAAATGCCATTCACTAACGCAGTTATCCACGAAACCCAACGCTTAGGGAATATTGTTCCAATTTCACTGCCTCATGAAACATACAGAGACACCGAGGTCATGGGTTACACCATTCCCAAG GGGACAACAATCTTTCCAAACATTACCTCTGCCTTGTATGATGAAGATGTTTGGTTGACTCCACGTGAATTTAATCCGGGACATTTCCTGAATTCGGACAGGATGTTTGTGAAGCCGGAAGCTTTCATCCCATTCTCTGCAG GTCACCGTGTGTGTTTGGGGGAGCAGCTGGCAAAGACGGAGCTCTTCATCTTCTTCACATCCTTGCTCCAACACTTCACCTTCTTTCTCCCGGAAAACGAGCCACGGCCAAACTTCAGGGAAGCTAAATACGGAATTACCCTCTGTCCACCCCCCTATCGTCTCTGTGCTAAAACCAGATAA